A region of Streptomyces cinnamoneus DNA encodes the following proteins:
- a CDS encoding serine hydrolase domain-containing protein → MSATDEGHPAMRRTTTAVSALLAAAAVLSTAVPALAAPSSVAARPVAARDGLQRALDAAVAAGIPGAVAEVRDESGVWRGSSGVTALDGGRAARGDERFRAGSVTKSFVATVVLQLVAEGELGLDDDIERHLPGLVPDGGHITVRQLLNHTSGLADYFKVLLPDLKALPTLQKATYTPRELVALAVKAGEERKGPKPVPGRTWDYSNTNYVVLGLLVEKVTGRSLGSEITRRLIRPLHLTGTSFPDSARLTGRHLNGYERLGAAPGAGPFVDFTAFNPSTIWAAGTLISTTHDLNRFYRALLGGELLPQNLLREMRTMQPMGDDRPGRAYGLGLEENWNLCAADGPVVGHTGSVAGYNTFSVTTADGKRQITLALSTDFTKTPEADKAANRVLITALCRS, encoded by the coding sequence GTGTCAGCCACCGACGAAGGGCACCCCGCCATGCGCCGCACGACCACCGCCGTCTCCGCGCTCCTCGCCGCCGCCGCCGTTCTCTCCACCGCCGTGCCGGCCCTCGCCGCGCCCTCCTCGGTCGCTGCGCGGCCGGTGGCCGCCCGGGACGGGCTGCAGCGGGCTCTGGACGCCGCCGTCGCCGCCGGTATACCCGGGGCGGTGGCGGAGGTGCGGGACGAGAGTGGGGTGTGGCGGGGGAGCAGCGGGGTGACCGCGCTCGACGGCGGGCGCGCGGCGCGGGGGGACGAGCGGTTCCGGGCCGGGAGCGTGACCAAGAGCTTCGTGGCCACGGTGGTGCTGCAGCTCGTGGCCGAGGGCGAACTGGGCCTGGACGACGACATCGAGCGGCACCTGCCCGGGCTGGTGCCCGACGGCGGGCACATCACCGTACGGCAGCTGCTGAACCACACCAGCGGGCTGGCGGACTACTTCAAGGTCCTGCTCCCCGACCTCAAGGCGCTCCCCACCCTGCAGAAGGCCACGTACACCCCGCGCGAGCTCGTCGCCCTCGCCGTGAAGGCCGGAGAAGAGCGCAAGGGGCCCAAGCCCGTGCCCGGCAGGACCTGGGACTACTCCAACACCAATTACGTCGTCCTCGGCCTCCTGGTCGAGAAGGTGACCGGGCGGTCCCTCGGTTCGGAGATCACGCGGCGCCTCATCCGGCCCCTGCACCTCACCGGCACGTCCTTCCCCGACTCGGCGCGCCTGACCGGCAGGCACCTGAACGGCTACGAGCGGCTGGGCGCGGCGCCCGGGGCCGGGCCCTTCGTCGACTTCACCGCATTCAACCCGTCCACCATCTGGGCGGCCGGCACCCTGATCTCCACCACCCACGACCTCAACCGCTTCTACCGGGCCCTGCTCGGTGGCGAGCTGCTCCCACAGAACCTGCTGCGAGAGATGCGCACCATGCAGCCGATGGGTGACGACCGCCCCGGCCGGGCGTACGGGCTCGGGCTGGAGGAGAACTGGAACCTCTGTGCCGCCGACGGGCCGGTCGTCGGGCACACCGGGAGCGTCGCCGGCTACAACACCTTCAGTGTCACCACCGCCGACGGCAAGCGGCAGATCACCCTCGCGCTCAGCACCGACTTCACCAAAACCCCGGAAGCCGACAAGGCCGCAAATCGGGTGCTCATCACTGCGCTCTGCCGCTCTTAG
- a CDS encoding type III polyketide synthase, with protein sequence MATLCRPAIAVPEHVITREETLDLARTLHADHPQLELALRLIGNTGVQTRHLVQPIEETLKHPGFTVRNARYEREAKARIPEVVLRALDHAGLTARDIDMIVYVSCTGFMMPSMTAWLINTMDFRAETRQLPIAQLGCAAGGAAINRAHDFCQAYPQANVLIVACEFCSLLYQPTDLGVGNLLSNGLFGDALAAAVVRGEGGTGVRIERNGSHLVPDTEAWISYGVRDTGFHFILDKRVPGTMAMLAPAMRDMAEPHDWDVSDLDFYIVHAGGPRILDDLGRYLGLAPETFRYSRATLTERGNIASAVIFDALERLFVDGGAPRDARGVIAGFGPGITAEIALGTWTEEGAEPKDTAERPLRQEARLPA encoded by the coding sequence ATGGCGACACTGTGCAGACCGGCCATCGCCGTTCCCGAGCACGTGATCACAAGAGAAGAGACCCTGGATCTGGCGCGCACCCTGCACGCCGATCACCCGCAGCTTGAGCTGGCCCTCCGGCTCATCGGCAATACGGGCGTGCAGACGAGGCACCTCGTACAGCCGATCGAGGAAACGCTCAAGCATCCCGGGTTCACCGTGCGCAATGCCCGCTATGAGCGGGAGGCGAAAGCCCGGATTCCCGAGGTGGTGCTGCGGGCGCTCGATCACGCGGGACTGACGGCCCGTGACATCGACATGATCGTATATGTCTCGTGCACGGGCTTCATGATGCCGTCGATGACTGCTTGGCTCATCAACACCATGGACTTCCGGGCCGAGACCCGGCAGCTCCCCATCGCCCAGTTGGGCTGCGCCGCGGGAGGCGCCGCCATCAACCGGGCACACGACTTCTGTCAGGCTTATCCCCAGGCGAACGTGCTGATCGTGGCCTGCGAATTCTGCTCGCTGCTCTATCAGCCGACGGACCTCGGGGTCGGCAATCTGCTCTCCAACGGTCTCTTCGGAGACGCCCTGGCCGCCGCCGTCGTGCGCGGCGAGGGCGGTACGGGAGTGCGGATCGAGCGCAACGGCTCGCACCTGGTGCCCGATACGGAGGCCTGGATCTCCTACGGCGTCCGGGACACCGGTTTCCACTTCATCCTGGACAAGCGGGTCCCCGGCACGATGGCCATGCTGGCCCCGGCCATGCGTGACATGGCCGAGCCCCACGACTGGGACGTCTCCGATTTGGACTTCTACATCGTCCACGCCGGTGGGCCGCGCATTCTGGACGACCTCGGCCGCTATCTGGGCCTGGCTCCAGAAACGTTCCGCTACAGCCGTGCCACGCTCACCGAGCGCGGCAACATCGCCAGCGCGGTCATCTTCGACGCCCTGGAGCGGCTCTTCGTGGACGGTGGCGCTCCCCGGGACGCCCGGGGTGTCATCGCCGGCTTCGGGCCGGGCATCACGGCGGAGATCGCGCTGGGCACCTGGACCGAGGAAGGCGCCGAGCCGAAGGACACCGCCGAGCGGCCCCTGCGGCAGGAGGCACGGCTGCCGGCGTAG
- a CDS encoding tellurite resistance TerB family protein, translating to MALWDRLKESATTMQGQLVAKKNDLKSGAFRDASMAMCALVAAADGSIDPSERQRVASLIATNDVLQNFPADDLQARFNDYCQKLTVDFAFGKVSILQTIGKVQKKPTEARAVIQIGIVIGGADGDFDKSEQAVVREACFALGLNAAEFDL from the coding sequence ATGGCGCTCTGGGACCGGCTCAAGGAATCGGCCACCACGATGCAGGGCCAGCTGGTGGCGAAGAAGAACGACCTCAAGAGCGGGGCGTTCCGTGACGCGAGCATGGCGATGTGCGCTCTGGTGGCCGCCGCCGACGGTTCGATCGACCCCTCGGAGCGGCAGCGCGTGGCCTCGCTGATCGCCACGAACGACGTGCTCCAGAACTTCCCCGCGGACGACCTCCAAGCTCGGTTCAACGACTACTGCCAGAAGCTGACGGTCGATTTCGCCTTCGGCAAGGTGAGCATCCTTCAGACCATCGGCAAGGTACAGAAGAAGCCGACCGAGGCGCGCGCGGTCATCCAGATCGGCATCGTCATCGGCGGCGCGGACGGCGACTTCGACAAGTCGGAGCAGGCGGTCGTCCGAGAGGCTTGCTTCGCCCTCGGTCTGAACGCGGCGGAGTTCGACCTCTAA
- a CDS encoding rod shape-determining protein, with protein MTLSLDQLSRCTVAVDLGAARTRVYLKDTGLVVDEPSLAAVNTRTGSLIAVGSLAEGMAGRTPHHIKVVRPISGGTVVDIDMAQRMLRFLVGNKLRRAWRRKPMVRAAVCLPHDAEPIAQRAAMETLSALGTRRVELVDTLIAAAVGCGLPVEQPEATMIMVCGAASTQVAVLSLGAIVAAEKVQVGGDAIDYAVVQHLRSEHELMLPSQGLHPLHLALFDRSAGGMETEVRGRDVATGLSRTVLVNTAHVREAIQTPLTAVLDAIGRVLRDCPPDLVADLAERGVMLAGGSAMLPGLDTMIEEATGMVVRIAEHPDVCSVMGLGAMMEGKVRPMHLDPLMD; from the coding sequence ATGACCCTCAGTCTCGATCAGCTGAGCCGCTGCACCGTCGCGGTCGACCTCGGAGCGGCCAGGACCCGCGTCTATCTCAAGGACACCGGCCTGGTCGTGGACGAGCCGAGCCTCGCCGCGGTCAACACCAGGACCGGTTCGCTGATCGCGGTCGGCTCGCTCGCCGAGGGCATGGCCGGCCGGACGCCGCACCACATCAAGGTCGTACGGCCGATCTCCGGCGGCACGGTCGTCGACATCGACATGGCCCAGCGGATGCTCCGCTTCCTGGTGGGCAACAAGCTCCGCCGGGCCTGGCGGCGCAAGCCGATGGTGCGGGCGGCGGTCTGCCTGCCGCATGACGCCGAGCCGATCGCCCAGCGCGCGGCCATGGAGACGCTGAGCGCGCTCGGCACGCGCCGGGTCGAGCTGGTGGACACCCTCATCGCCGCCGCCGTCGGCTGCGGCCTGCCGGTCGAGCAGCCGGAAGCCACGATGATCATGGTGTGCGGTGCGGCATCCACCCAGGTCGCCGTCCTGTCGCTGGGCGCGATCGTGGCGGCGGAGAAGGTGCAGGTGGGCGGCGACGCCATCGACTACGCCGTGGTGCAGCACCTGCGCAGCGAACACGAGCTGATGCTGCCGTCCCAGGGCCTGCACCCCCTCCACCTGGCTCTCTTCGACCGTTCGGCGGGTGGGATGGAGACCGAGGTCCGCGGCCGGGACGTGGCCACGGGCCTGTCCCGTACGGTCCTGGTGAACACAGCCCACGTCCGCGAGGCGATCCAGACCCCGCTCACGGCCGTCCTCGACGCCATCGGCCGCGTCCTGCGCGACTGCCCGCCCGACCTGGTGGCCGACCTGGCCGAGCGCGGGGTCATGCTGGCCGGCGGCAGCGCGATGCTGCCGGGCCTCGACACCATGATCGAGGAGGCGACGGGAATGGTGGTGCGGATCGCCGAGCACCCGGACGTGTGCTCGGTGATGGGACTGGGGGCCATGATGGAGGGCAAGGTCCGCCCCATGCACCTGGATCCGCTGATGGACTGA
- a CDS encoding UBP-type zinc finger domain-containing protein — MSEPRTWQVAADVEGRRTDRDCTHLGELREVRPSTTEGCEDCLRIGGTWVHLRECLACGHVSCCDSSPHRHASAHARGTPGHDVARSFEPGEDWAWCYTDELLLVPGGGSGGGTA; from the coding sequence ATGAGCGAGCCACGGACATGGCAGGTCGCCGCGGATGTGGAGGGCCGCCGCACGGACCGGGACTGCACCCACCTGGGCGAACTCCGCGAGGTGCGGCCCAGTACGACGGAAGGGTGCGAGGACTGCCTGCGGATCGGCGGCACGTGGGTGCACCTGCGCGAGTGTCTGGCCTGCGGCCATGTGAGCTGCTGCGACAGCTCGCCGCACCGGCACGCGAGCGCCCACGCGCGCGGGACGCCCGGCCACGACGTCGCCCGTTCCTTCGAGCCCGGCGAGGACTGGGCCTGGTGCTACACGGACGAACTGCTGCTGGTGCCGGGCGGGGGGAGCGGAGGCGGGACCGCGTAG
- a CDS encoding DUF397 domain-containing protein, with product MPHAFNGMAASDIEDVVWRKSRYSNSQGSCVEFAKLPGGGIAVRNSRHPDGPALVYTPAEIEAMLLGIKDGEFDYLVRD from the coding sequence GTGCCCCATGCGTTCAACGGCATGGCCGCCTCGGACATCGAAGATGTCGTATGGCGCAAGAGCCGGTACTCCAACTCCCAGGGCTCCTGTGTGGAGTTCGCGAAGCTCCCGGGCGGAGGGATCGCCGTACGGAACTCCCGCCATCCGGACGGTCCGGCGCTCGTGTACACACCCGCCGAGATCGAAGCCATGCTGCTCGGTATCAAGGACGGCGAATTCGACTACCTGGTGCGCGACTAG
- a CDS encoding ATP-binding protein: MGTEGSTVLAPLWRGLSPIDSSADSNSVSCALPPRFEAVRTARRFTRSTLGQWDLGGLFDDVALVVSELVTNSMRYAIPADLIGTEYEPPVRLHLTRWASRLVCAVRDPSEVSPVTGEADAADECGRGLLLVESFSDAWGWHPLAGALHGKVVWALFRLPREHD, encoded by the coding sequence ATGGGTACCGAAGGATCGACTGTGCTCGCGCCGTTATGGCGGGGGCTTTCCCCGATCGACTCATCCGCCGACTCCAACTCGGTGTCCTGTGCGCTGCCGCCCCGCTTCGAAGCGGTCAGGACGGCTCGCAGGTTCACCAGGAGCACGCTGGGCCAGTGGGACCTCGGCGGCCTCTTCGACGACGTGGCACTGGTCGTCTCGGAGCTGGTGACAAACTCCATGCGGTACGCCATACCGGCGGACCTCATAGGCACCGAGTACGAGCCGCCGGTACGTCTGCACCTGACGCGCTGGGCCTCCCGACTGGTCTGCGCGGTACGCGATCCGAGCGAGGTGAGTCCCGTCACGGGCGAGGCGGACGCGGCGGACGAGTGCGGGCGCGGACTGCTCCTGGTCGAGTCGTTCAGCGACGCCTGGGGGTGGCACCCGCTGGCGGGGGCGCTGCACGGAAAGGTGGTCTGGGCGCTGTTCCGGCTGCCACGCGAGCACGACTAG
- a CDS encoding helix-turn-helix domain-containing protein, which yields MATNESSGSVVRRILLGSQLRRLRESRGITREAAGYSIRASESKISRMELGRVSFKARDVEDLLTLYGVTDGAEREALLGLAREANVAGWWHSYGDVLPGWFQTYVGLEGAASDISIYEVQFVHGLLQTEGYAHAVIVRGQPKADAAEVERRVSLRMERQKLLFSERAPRLHVVLDEAALHRPYGGETVMRNQLQHLVDISEQPNVTLQVMPFAHGGHAGESGAFTMLRFPESDLSDVVYLEQLTSALYLDKAEDVAQYGRVMERLYADSLSPDDSREIIGRLLQLY from the coding sequence ATGGCCACGAACGAGTCGAGCGGTTCGGTGGTGCGACGCATACTCCTGGGCTCACAGCTCAGGAGGCTGCGCGAGTCGCGTGGCATCACGCGCGAGGCGGCCGGGTACTCGATCCGGGCGTCCGAATCGAAGATCAGCCGCATGGAGTTGGGCCGGGTGAGCTTCAAGGCGCGGGACGTGGAGGACCTCCTCACGCTCTACGGGGTCACCGACGGCGCCGAGCGCGAGGCGCTGCTGGGCCTGGCCCGCGAGGCCAACGTCGCCGGCTGGTGGCACAGCTACGGCGACGTGCTGCCCGGCTGGTTCCAGACCTACGTGGGGCTGGAGGGCGCCGCCTCGGACATCTCGATCTACGAGGTCCAGTTCGTGCACGGCCTGCTCCAGACCGAGGGGTACGCCCACGCCGTCATCGTCCGCGGCCAGCCCAAGGCGGACGCGGCCGAGGTGGAGCGGCGCGTGTCCCTGCGCATGGAGCGGCAGAAGCTGCTGTTCTCCGAGCGGGCGCCGCGGCTGCACGTCGTCCTGGACGAGGCGGCGCTGCACCGTCCGTACGGTGGCGAAACGGTCATGCGCAACCAGCTCCAGCACCTCGTCGACATCTCCGAGCAGCCGAACGTGACGCTCCAGGTGATGCCCTTCGCGCACGGCGGGCACGCGGGCGAGAGCGGGGCCTTCACGATGCTGCGCTTTCCGGAGTCGGACCTCTCCGACGTGGTCTACCTGGAGCAGCTGACCAGCGCGCTCTACCTGGACAAGGCGGAGGACGTGGCCCAGTACGGGCGGGTCATGGAGCGGCTGTACGCCGACAGCCTCTCCCCGGATGACAGCCGGGAAATCATCGGACGTCTTCTTCAACTGTACTGA
- a CDS encoding aldehyde dehydrogenase family protein produces MSYGTGTGSYFDKLAYQYIDGEWRAGSGSWDIVDFNPYDGEKLASITVASAVEIDQAYRAAERAQEGWAATNPYTRRLVFERALRVIDDREAELSAAIMAECGGTAVKAAFELHLAREFLREAVQLSLRAEGRILPSPDDTKENRLYRVPVGVVGVISPFNFPFLLSIKSVAPALALGNAVVLKPHQNTPVCGGGLVARLFEEAGLPGGVLNVVVTDIAEIGDALIEHPVPKVISFTGSDKVGRHVATVAASHFKRAILELGGNSALIVLDDADVDYAVDAAVFSRFIHQGQVCMAANRVLVDRSVEREFTDKFVAKVRTLKVGDPCDPDTHIGPLINAGQAEAITTLVAQTVADGATALVRGEADGTLVGPTVLTGLAADSPVLGQEIFGPVALIVPFDGEDEAVRIANATPYGLSGAVHTGDVERGVRVAKRIHSGMVHVNDGTVHDEAIVPFGGEKHSGVGRLNGDAMVDAFTTTKWISIQHGRSRFPF; encoded by the coding sequence ATGTCCTACGGCACCGGCACGGGTAGCTACTTCGACAAGCTGGCCTACCAGTACATCGACGGGGAATGGCGGGCCGGCAGCGGCTCATGGGACATCGTCGACTTCAACCCCTACGACGGGGAGAAGCTCGCCTCCATCACCGTGGCCAGCGCCGTCGAGATCGACCAGGCCTACCGTGCCGCGGAGCGCGCCCAGGAGGGCTGGGCGGCGACCAATCCGTACACCCGCCGGCTCGTCTTCGAGCGGGCCCTGCGCGTCATCGACGACCGCGAGGCGGAGCTGAGCGCCGCCATCATGGCGGAGTGCGGCGGTACGGCCGTGAAGGCGGCGTTCGAGCTGCACCTGGCGCGCGAGTTCCTGCGGGAGGCGGTGCAGCTCTCCCTGCGCGCCGAGGGGCGGATCCTGCCGTCCCCGGACGACACCAAGGAGAACCGCCTCTACCGGGTGCCGGTGGGGGTCGTCGGGGTCATCAGCCCCTTCAACTTCCCCTTCCTGCTGTCGATCAAGTCCGTGGCACCCGCGCTCGCGCTCGGCAACGCCGTCGTCCTCAAGCCGCACCAGAACACGCCGGTCTGCGGCGGCGGGCTGGTCGCCAGGCTCTTCGAGGAGGCGGGCCTGCCGGGCGGCGTGCTGAACGTCGTCGTCACGGACATCGCCGAGATAGGCGACGCGCTCATCGAGCACCCCGTCCCGAAGGTCATCTCCTTCACCGGCTCGGACAAGGTCGGCCGCCACGTCGCCACCGTGGCCGCCTCGCACTTCAAGCGGGCCATCCTCGAGCTCGGCGGCAACAGCGCCCTGATCGTGCTCGACGACGCCGACGTCGACTACGCCGTGGACGCCGCTGTTTTCAGTCGTTTCATCCACCAGGGCCAGGTCTGCATGGCCGCCAACCGGGTACTGGTCGACCGGTCCGTGGAGCGCGAGTTCACGGACAAGTTCGTCGCCAAGGTGCGCACCCTCAAGGTGGGTGACCCCTGTGACCCGGATACGCACATCGGTCCCCTCATCAACGCGGGACAGGCGGAGGCGATCACCACGCTCGTGGCGCAGACGGTCGCGGACGGCGCCACGGCGCTCGTGCGAGGCGAGGCGGACGGCACGCTGGTCGGGCCGACCGTCCTGACCGGTCTGGCGGCGGACTCTCCGGTGCTGGGACAGGAGATCTTCGGTCCGGTGGCCCTGATCGTCCCCTTCGACGGCGAGGACGAGGCGGTGCGGATCGCCAACGCCACCCCGTACGGGCTCAGCGGCGCGGTGCACACGGGCGACGTCGAGAGGGGTGTACGGGTCGCCAAGCGCATCCACTCCGGCATGGTGCACGTCAACGACGGAACGGTGCACGACGAGGCGATCGTGCCCTTCGGAGGCGAGAAGCACTCGGGAGTGGGACGGTTGAACGGGGACGCCATGGTGGACGCCTTCACGACGACGAAGTGGATCTCCATACAGCACGGCCGCAGCAGATTCCCCTTCTGA
- a CDS encoding DinB family protein, whose amino-acid sequence MPTHVIEKDFSDERATLLAFLEAQRGGLRRALLGLTEEQAAAKPSASELSLGGLLKHVAETEQGWVRRAQGLPPAVERDEKTWSDSFRLTGDETVKGQLAHWAAVAAETERFIYSVQSLEENFALPEAPWFPKARVSMRWLVLHLIEETARHAGHADVIRESLDGKTAFALVDEERRAAEAAAQGE is encoded by the coding sequence ATGCCGACGCACGTGATCGAGAAGGACTTCTCCGACGAGCGCGCCACCCTGCTGGCCTTCCTGGAGGCCCAGCGCGGTGGTCTGCGACGGGCTCTCCTCGGCCTCACCGAGGAGCAGGCGGCCGCGAAGCCGAGCGCGAGCGAGCTGTCGCTGGGCGGGCTGCTCAAGCACGTCGCGGAGACGGAGCAGGGCTGGGTCCGCCGCGCCCAGGGCCTGCCGCCGGCCGTCGAGCGCGACGAGAAGACCTGGTCCGACAGCTTCCGGCTGACGGGGGACGAGACGGTCAAGGGCCAGCTGGCCCACTGGGCGGCGGTCGCCGCGGAGACCGAGCGCTTCATCTACTCGGTGCAGAGCCTGGAGGAGAACTTCGCGCTGCCCGAGGCGCCGTGGTTCCCGAAGGCACGGGTCTCCATGCGCTGGCTGGTCCTGCACCTCATCGAGGAGACCGCCCGGCACGCGGGCCACGCCGACGTCATCCGCGAGTCGCTGGACGGCAAGACCGCCTTCGCTCTGGTCGACGAGGAGCGGAGGGCGGCGGAGGCCGCTGCGCAGGGGGAGTAG
- a CDS encoding PadR family transcriptional regulator, producing MSAIRLLVLGAVRQHGRAHGYQVRGDLEFWGAHEWSNAKPGSIYHALKAMAKQGLLHVHDVAPSEAGGPPRTEYELTGTGEAEYFKLLREALSSVDQRVDVLTAGVGFIVDLPRAEAVALLKRRLAALEEWREDIRARWTPAEGEDWGHIGEIMGMWVHTADCGAEWTRGLVARLEGGAYVMAGEGDQWEGVVTDPADYERLRRAEQSGQAE from the coding sequence ATGTCGGCCATCCGACTGCTCGTGCTGGGCGCGGTCCGTCAGCACGGCCGCGCCCACGGCTACCAGGTCCGGGGAGACCTGGAGTTCTGGGGCGCCCACGAGTGGTCCAACGCCAAACCGGGGTCGATCTACCACGCCCTCAAGGCGATGGCCAAGCAAGGACTGCTCCACGTCCACGACGTCGCCCCGAGCGAGGCCGGCGGCCCCCCGCGCACGGAGTACGAGCTGACAGGGACGGGGGAGGCGGAGTACTTCAAGCTTCTGCGCGAGGCGCTCTCCTCCGTCGACCAGAGGGTCGACGTGCTCACCGCCGGCGTGGGCTTCATCGTCGACCTCCCGCGTGCCGAGGCCGTCGCGTTGCTGAAACGGCGGCTCGCGGCGCTGGAGGAGTGGCGCGAGGACATCCGCGCGCGCTGGACGCCTGCGGAGGGCGAGGACTGGGGTCACATCGGCGAGATCATGGGCATGTGGGTCCACACGGCCGACTGCGGCGCCGAGTGGACCCGGGGCCTGGTCGCCCGTCTGGAGGGGGGCGCCTACGTCATGGCGGGCGAGGGGGACCAGTGGGAGGGGGTCGTCACGGATCCCGCGGACTACGAGCGGCTCAGGCGGGCCGAGCAGTCGGGGCAGGCGGAGTAG
- a CDS encoding VOC family protein: MPVRLDHTVVNSTHRFEGARFLTGLLGAPEPEVNGPFAAVRLDNGVTIDYADHIVPADQITMQHFAYLVSDEEFDAIHARVVERGLAYWADPYHKKPQELNAMNGGRGFYVNDPDGHNLEFFTRAH; the protein is encoded by the coding sequence ATGCCCGTTCGTCTGGACCACACCGTCGTCAACAGCACGCACCGCTTCGAGGGGGCCCGGTTCCTCACCGGACTGCTCGGCGCCCCCGAGCCGGAGGTCAACGGTCCGTTCGCCGCCGTCCGTCTCGACAACGGCGTGACCATCGACTACGCCGACCACATCGTTCCGGCCGACCAGATCACGATGCAGCACTTCGCCTACCTCGTCTCCGACGAGGAGTTCGACGCGATCCACGCCCGGGTCGTCGAGCGGGGACTCGCCTACTGGGCCGACCCGTACCACAAGAAGCCGCAGGAGCTGAACGCCATGAACGGCGGGCGGGGTTTCTACGTGAACGACCCCGACGGTCACAACCTGGAGTTCTTCACCCGGGCGCACTAG
- a CDS encoding alpha/beta hydrolase: MGLTSDTLLVSSMLCTVLMFAFTVWWWPRLVRRDWRRVLGRVGLIVVVQAFLFASVALAANRSFLLYDSWADLAGQKRQSAAAPGGAAVRVLGRQAPEVPGGGNPRSGGVIEKVTLRGERSRTAAEAYVYLPPEYFQKGGEQRRFPAAVVLTGYPGMAENLVKGLRYPKTAWTQVKQKKMQPMILVMMRPTITSANTQCVDVPGGPQSEAFFGADVTRAISSTYRVGTAPRNWGIIGDSTGGYCALKMAMQHPETYAAGVGLSAEYKPEIDGDSGDLFHGNKNEEKRSDLLWHLDNRPQGKSSFLVTTSRQGEPNYKATQQFIKKVKAPARVSSITLDHGGHNFNTWRREIPPALKWISGRLGAE, translated from the coding sequence ATGGGTCTGACGAGCGACACGCTGCTGGTGTCTTCAATGCTGTGCACGGTGCTGATGTTCGCGTTCACGGTGTGGTGGTGGCCGCGCCTGGTGCGGCGTGACTGGAGGCGGGTGCTCGGGCGAGTGGGGCTGATCGTCGTCGTGCAGGCCTTCCTGTTCGCTTCGGTCGCGCTCGCGGCGAACCGCAGCTTCCTGCTCTACGACTCGTGGGCGGACCTCGCCGGCCAGAAGCGCCAGTCGGCCGCGGCGCCCGGCGGGGCGGCCGTGCGGGTCCTCGGCCGGCAGGCCCCGGAGGTGCCCGGTGGCGGGAATCCGCGGTCGGGCGGCGTGATCGAGAAGGTCACACTGCGCGGCGAGCGCTCCCGCACCGCCGCCGAGGCGTACGTGTACCTGCCGCCGGAGTACTTCCAGAAGGGCGGCGAACAGCGGCGGTTCCCCGCGGCCGTCGTCCTGACGGGCTACCCGGGCATGGCCGAGAACCTGGTCAAGGGGCTCCGCTACCCGAAGACGGCGTGGACGCAGGTCAAGCAGAAGAAGATGCAGCCGATGATCCTGGTGATGATGCGGCCCACCATCACGTCCGCCAACACCCAGTGCGTCGACGTGCCCGGGGGCCCGCAGAGCGAGGCGTTCTTCGGTGCGGACGTCACCAGGGCGATATCGAGTACGTACCGCGTCGGCACGGCACCGCGGAACTGGGGCATCATCGGTGATTCGACCGGCGGTTACTGCGCGTTGAAGATGGCGATGCAGCACCCGGAGACCTACGCGGCCGGGGTGGGGCTGTCGGCGGAGTACAAGCCGGAGATCGACGGCGACTCCGGTGACCTCTTCCACGGGAACAAGAACGAGGAGAAGCGGTCCGACCTGCTGTGGCACCTGGACAACCGGCCGCAGGGCAAGTCCTCGTTCCTGGTGACGACTTCGCGGCAGGGGGAGCCCAACTACAAGGCGACCCAGCAGTTCATCAAGAAGGTCAAGGCTCCCGCGCGCGTCTCGTCGATCACCCTTGACCACGGCGGTCACAACTTCAACACCTGGCGCAGGGAGATCCCGCCGGCGCTGAAGTGGATCAGCGGGCGGCTCGGCGCCGAGTGA